A single genomic interval of Spirosoma linguale DSM 74 harbors:
- a CDS encoding two component transcriptional regulator, LytTR family (PFAM: LytTr DNA-binding region; response regulator receiver~SMART: response regulator receiver~KEGG: gur:Gura_1730 multi-sensor signal transduction histidine kinase) has protein sequence MISDERIHILLVEDEGILAMELSDSLEADGYFIVGIANNGRKALDLFQRQRVDLLLCDITIKGDWDGIETVRRLTAERPIPVIYLTALTDRETLERAKQTYPAAYVNKPYQLASLRTAIELAIHNFNQRSKPVSAVAAPLEKGTRDRETILQINDHLFVKQNYQFVKINVDDLLYLEADNVYTTLITGNRKYVIRLTLSGILERMNLPSLVRIHRSYAVNIHKVDSFNDTELSIGTQLLPLSRSYKEEFLQRFNHY, from the coding sequence ATGATTAGTGACGAGCGCATACATATTCTACTGGTTGAAGATGAAGGTATTTTAGCTATGGAGTTGAGCGACAGTCTGGAAGCAGACGGCTATTTCATAGTGGGTATTGCGAATAATGGGCGCAAGGCACTTGACTTATTCCAGCGGCAGCGAGTTGATCTACTCCTTTGTGATATTACCATAAAAGGCGATTGGGACGGCATTGAAACGGTTCGACGGTTAACCGCCGAACGGCCCATTCCTGTTATCTACCTGACTGCTCTTACAGACCGCGAAACCCTGGAAAGGGCTAAACAGACCTACCCGGCCGCGTATGTCAACAAGCCTTATCAACTGGCAAGTCTTCGAACCGCCATTGAGTTGGCTATTCACAATTTCAACCAGCGGAGTAAGCCCGTTTCGGCGGTGGCGGCCCCGCTCGAAAAGGGTACACGTGATCGGGAGACAATTCTGCAAATCAATGATCATCTGTTTGTGAAACAGAATTACCAGTTTGTCAAAATTAACGTCGATGACCTGCTGTATCTTGAGGCCGACAACGTGTATACGACCTTAATTACAGGTAATCGAAAATACGTAATTCGGCTAACATTAAGCGGGATATTAGAACGGATGAATTTGCCGTCTCTCGTGCGAATCCACCGATCCTATGCGGTCAATATTCACAAAGTCGATTCGTTCAACGATACAGAATTGAGCATTGGTACGCAATTACTGCCGCTAAGCAGAAGTTACAAAGAGGAGTTTTTACAGCGATTTAATCATTATTGA
- a CDS encoding transcriptional repressor, CopY family (PFAM: Penicillinase repressor~KEGG: sdn:Sden_0578 penicillinase repressor) encodes MKLSAAEETLMQHLWKREKAFMKDLLDAYDDPKPAVTTVATLLKRVIDKGFISYREYGNSREYYPLITRNDYFSTHVNGLIRNFFNNSAAQFASFFTTETQLSASELEALKDIIDQEIQKRKS; translated from the coding sequence ATGAAACTATCAGCCGCCGAAGAAACCCTCATGCAACACCTGTGGAAACGGGAAAAAGCCTTCATGAAAGACTTGCTTGATGCCTACGACGACCCGAAACCTGCCGTCACTACGGTAGCTACATTACTCAAGCGGGTCATTGATAAAGGGTTTATCAGCTATCGGGAATATGGCAATTCGCGGGAGTATTATCCGCTGATTACGCGAAACGACTATTTCTCGACACATGTCAACGGACTCATCAGGAATTTTTTCAATAACTCTGCCGCCCAGTTTGCTTCGTTTTTTACCACCGAAACACAGTTGTCAGCGTCTGAACTGGAAGCGCTAAAAGACATAATCGATCAGGAAATTCAAAAGCGGAAATCATGA
- a CDS encoding peptidase M56 BlaR1 (PFAM: peptidase M56 BlaR1~KEGG: ccs:CCNA_01711 transcriptional regulator) gives MMLYLLKSSLCLLVLFGFYKLLLENEKIHRFNRFYLLFSLVFSFTVPLITVNVQSELISVFGQQPIPQVDNRLIDRLEPDKLPIQSAYDFSDIAGFLYWLITSALLVRFFRNSFSLIRRISQHRRVHYQGATLVLLPDNCLPHTFLHYLFINQSAYESRAIEPELFTHELAHIRQRHTYDILFIELLSCFYWFNPLLFLIKRAIRLNHEFLADAAVIDQHQHVIEYQCLLLSKLTLATPASLTSQLTFHATKQRFLMMTKRTSKTRILITGTVALSLFALLTVVFSTKLVAQVPTTPSQKAQTRIVQKPLPVNSSKLEEQYKDKLVISWSRDRRKFSDLSEEEKKNVVLVAPFPPKTPTDAQFSDWKNPKLFGIWIDGKRVKNEVLDTYKPTDITSFSGSFVHKNARQPEGYLYQMDLMTHSAYERYLKEREENPLLIVMKPRPKRQ, from the coding sequence ATGATGCTTTACCTCCTCAAATCCAGCCTTTGCCTGTTGGTACTTTTTGGTTTTTACAAGCTGTTGCTGGAAAACGAAAAAATACACCGGTTTAATCGGTTCTACCTTTTGTTCAGCCTTGTATTTTCGTTCACCGTTCCTTTGATAACGGTCAATGTTCAGTCTGAGCTTATTTCTGTTTTTGGCCAACAGCCTATACCACAAGTCGATAACCGTCTGATTGACCGACTTGAACCAGATAAGCTGCCGATTCAATCTGCATACGATTTTTCGGATATAGCTGGCTTTCTGTACTGGCTTATTACTTCTGCCCTGCTTGTCCGGTTTTTTCGAAATAGTTTCTCCCTGATTCGACGCATCAGTCAACACAGGCGGGTTCATTACCAGGGTGCTACCCTTGTTCTGTTGCCTGACAATTGCCTGCCCCACACGTTTTTACATTACCTGTTTATCAACCAGTCAGCCTACGAATCGCGGGCAATTGAGCCGGAATTGTTTACCCACGAACTAGCCCATATCCGGCAGAGGCATACCTACGATATTCTTTTTATTGAGTTGCTTTCCTGCTTTTATTGGTTCAACCCCTTGCTTTTCCTGATCAAACGTGCCATCCGGCTCAACCATGAGTTTCTGGCCGATGCAGCGGTTATTGACCAGCACCAGCACGTCATTGAGTATCAGTGCTTGCTATTAAGCAAGTTAACCCTGGCTACACCCGCTTCTTTAACCAGTCAACTAACGTTTCACGCAACAAAACAACGATTTCTTATGATGACCAAACGCACATCCAAAACACGGATTTTGATAACAGGGACCGTAGCACTGAGCCTGTTTGCGCTACTTACAGTTGTTTTCAGCACTAAATTGGTTGCTCAAGTCCCTACAACTCCTTCACAAAAGGCGCAAACCAGAATAGTGCAGAAGCCCCTTCCGGTGAATTCAAGCAAATTGGAAGAGCAATACAAAGATAAGCTAGTGATAAGCTGGTCCCGAGACCGGCGGAAGTTTTCTGATCTGTCTGAAGAAGAGAAGAAGAACGTTGTTTTAGTAGCACCTTTTCCTCCAAAAACACCTACGGACGCCCAATTTTCGGACTGGAAGAACCCTAAATTATTTGGTATCTGGATCGACGGCAAGCGGGTGAAGAATGAGGTATTGGATACTTACAAACCCACAGATATTACCTCATTTTCGGGCAGCTTTGTGCATAAGAACGCCCGTCAGCCCGAAGGCTATTTATACCAGATGGACCTAATGACCCATTCAGCCTACGAACGGTATCTAAAAGAAAGAGAAGAGAATCCACTTTTAATTGTGATGAAGCCACGACCAAAGCGGCAGTAG
- a CDS encoding conserved hypothetical protein (KEGG: afw:Anae109_4248 hypothetical protein): MAGQGSGGNVLAALCSFFIPGLGQLLQGRLLMAILQFVLAGALWFILMGWIIHLWSIIDAARYKPSN, from the coding sequence ATGGCGGGTCAGGGATCAGGTGGCAACGTGCTTGCTGCTCTTTGTAGTTTCTTCATTCCGGGGTTGGGTCAGCTTTTGCAGGGGCGTCTGCTGATGGCCATTCTGCAATTTGTGCTGGCCGGTGCCCTTTGGTTCATCCTGATGGGATGGATCATCCACCTGTGGTCCATTATCGATGCCGCCCGGTATAAGCCGTCTAATTAA
- a CDS encoding signal transduction histidine kinase (PFAM: histidine kinase dimerisation/phosphoacceptor; TPR repeat-containing protein; ATP-binding region ATPase domain protein; Tetratricopeptide TPR_2 repeat protein~SMART: ATP-binding region ATPase domain protein; Tetratricopeptide repeat~KEGG: gur:Gura_1729 signal transduction histidine kinase): protein MKSHLWALFGFLVIEIITSHVAQAQRQLIDSLKATLHDRLPDTTRTNTYYDIANAFFKESQLDSANHYLKPMLALSRRTNNVVALGDYHLLTATIRLHQGLFDESLLSAQAAINCFTRSHKPGSVARVYHTMGLLYKTMGENQRVRSHLEKGIYYMQQAIIINQTIKANRNLADNYVNLGIIYEDLNKFEQGRECFLKAIAINDAIHSKPEAYRVIYNNLGKNSNVQGRYEEAIGYLNKALAINLELNRTTSLVHNYRNLSTAYQALKKNEQAEYYGEKAIKLVERSKDAPLTRSVYKMMSQMYASTGKYDKAYHYAVQNKRIEDSLMTLEKTRTVARLEEQFAVKKANDLATIQANLALAKAREIARIESIKAKEIAAIQAEKDRRIAQIQAAAEVEKTRAVAEVQAKYETQRRINQIAVLDQENHQTTRQMQYMAGGLGLLFLLLSILVGQYWAIRRANLRLSAQNEIITSNSQQLISQSDQLRTLMKELHHRVKNNLAIVSSLLTLQANGLTDEKAIQALRKGQQRVQAMSLIHQRLYQSDRVTIVNIRDYLTDLAESLMQAYGYESSNFDLQVDVVLQELDVDVAMPLGLIVNELITNSFKYAFVHQERPLLRIKLDYTDGSLQPGITLEVQDNGPGIKADDWQKSGSRKSFGRRLVTSLAEQLEGNFELVSQNGTLFRLHIPQTRLAA from the coding sequence ATGAAAAGTCATTTATGGGCTTTGTTTGGCTTTCTTGTGATCGAGATAATCACCTCACATGTTGCGCAGGCACAGCGTCAATTAATCGACAGTCTGAAAGCAACGTTGCATGACAGGCTGCCTGATACCACCCGGACAAACACGTACTATGATATTGCGAATGCCTTTTTCAAAGAAAGTCAGCTCGATTCGGCCAATCATTATCTGAAGCCAATGCTGGCGCTCTCCAGGCGCACGAACAACGTCGTTGCCTTAGGCGATTATCATTTATTGACGGCCACCATCCGATTACATCAGGGCCTGTTCGACGAATCTTTGTTAAGTGCGCAGGCGGCCATAAACTGTTTCACCCGCAGCCACAAGCCCGGTTCTGTTGCCCGGGTATACCATACCATGGGACTGCTGTATAAAACCATGGGCGAAAATCAGCGAGTGCGCAGCCACCTCGAAAAAGGTATATACTACATGCAGCAGGCCATTATTATCAACCAAACCATCAAGGCTAACCGCAATCTGGCCGATAATTATGTGAACCTTGGTATTATTTATGAAGACCTCAATAAGTTTGAACAAGGCAGGGAATGCTTTCTCAAAGCGATAGCCATCAATGATGCCATTCATTCTAAGCCGGAGGCTTACCGGGTCATTTACAACAACCTGGGTAAAAATTCGAATGTACAGGGCCGGTATGAAGAAGCTATCGGATATCTCAATAAGGCGCTGGCTATTAATCTGGAACTGAACAGAACCACCAGTCTGGTACACAATTACCGAAATTTATCGACTGCCTATCAGGCATTAAAGAAAAATGAACAGGCTGAGTACTATGGCGAAAAGGCCATAAAGCTGGTCGAACGGAGTAAAGATGCCCCTTTAACCCGGTCGGTATACAAGATGATGTCACAGATGTATGCCAGTACGGGAAAATACGATAAAGCCTACCATTATGCCGTGCAGAACAAGCGAATAGAAGATTCGTTAATGACGCTCGAAAAGACCCGAACGGTGGCAAGACTGGAAGAGCAGTTTGCGGTTAAGAAAGCCAATGATCTGGCTACAATCCAGGCTAACCTGGCCCTTGCCAAAGCGCGGGAAATTGCCCGGATAGAATCGATAAAGGCTAAAGAAATAGCGGCTATTCAGGCAGAGAAAGACCGCAGAATTGCACAGATTCAGGCGGCTGCTGAGGTCGAAAAAACGCGGGCCGTTGCCGAAGTGCAGGCAAAATACGAGACCCAAAGGCGGATAAATCAAATTGCGGTACTCGATCAGGAGAATCATCAAACTACCCGTCAAATGCAGTACATGGCCGGCGGACTGGGTTTGCTTTTTCTCCTGCTCAGTATTCTGGTTGGCCAGTATTGGGCAATTCGCCGGGCGAACCTGCGCTTATCTGCCCAGAACGAAATCATTACCAGCAACAGTCAGCAACTCATCAGCCAGTCGGATCAGCTTCGTACGCTGATGAAAGAATTACACCACCGGGTAAAAAATAATCTGGCCATCGTATCGAGCCTGCTTACCTTACAGGCCAATGGGCTGACCGATGAAAAAGCAATTCAGGCGCTACGAAAAGGCCAGCAGCGGGTGCAGGCTATGTCGTTGATACATCAGCGGTTATACCAGTCGGACCGGGTGACCATCGTTAATATACGGGATTATCTGACCGATCTGGCCGAAAGTCTGATGCAGGCGTATGGGTATGAGTCGTCCAACTTCGACCTACAGGTAGATGTTGTTCTACAGGAGTTGGATGTGGATGTTGCGATGCCATTGGGATTGATTGTCAACGAACTAATCACCAACTCCTTTAAATATGCTTTTGTCCATCAGGAGCGTCCTTTGCTGCGGATCAAGCTGGATTATACGGATGGCTCTCTACAGCCGGGTATCACGCTGGAAGTGCAGGATAATGGCCCTGGTATAAAAGCGGACGACTGGCAGAAATCGGGTAGCCGAAAATCGTTTGGAAGGCGTCTGGTTACCTCGCTTGCCGAACAACTGGAAGGCAACTTTGAACTGGTATCTCAAAACGGAACCTTGTTCCGGTTACACATTCCGCAAACCCGACTGGCAGCCTGA